One Verrucomicrobiia bacterium genomic region harbors:
- a CDS encoding serine protease, with protein MQNSWRTRGMRGAMALTLVAGAACGGAELSPPEVYDRVVASTLALRVTDANGERFVGAGFLAFRPDRVVTAWHVVRGVREIEATYSDGTRAEVLGVVGHSERHDLALLEVRPTARTPLTMRQDDPRIASRLYAIGSPRGYSFSISDGLLSQVRMIDGFPQYQLTCAFSPGNSGGPVVDGFGEVVGVSAWSKVGGQNLNFAIPARFVTRLHSEAGGDGAVGEVGGGGIPHGERGAGPSGYAQFLEWLSVRAGHEVTVSVVAGDEVQRFRWVMPEAEASAEPSAARAESAARESGAGAGPVGSE; from the coding sequence ATGCAGAATTCCTGGCGGACGCGGGGGATGCGGGGTGCGATGGCATTGACGCTGGTGGCTGGTGCGGCCTGCGGAGGGGCCGAATTGTCGCCACCCGAGGTGTACGACCGTGTGGTGGCGTCGACGCTGGCGTTGCGGGTGACGGATGCGAACGGGGAGCGGTTCGTGGGGGCGGGGTTTCTGGCTTTCCGACCGGACCGGGTGGTGACGGCCTGGCATGTGGTGCGTGGGGTGAGGGAGATCGAGGCAACTTACTCGGACGGGACTCGGGCGGAGGTTCTGGGGGTGGTGGGGCACAGCGAGAGGCACGATCTGGCGCTGCTGGAGGTGAGGCCGACCGCGCGGACACCGCTGACGATGAGGCAGGACGATCCCCGGATCGCCTCGCGGCTTTACGCCATCGGCTCACCCCGCGGGTACAGCTTCAGCATTTCGGATGGACTGTTGAGCCAGGTGCGGATGATCGACGGCTTTCCGCAATACCAGTTGACGTGCGCGTTTTCGCCGGGGAACAGCGGCGGGCCGGTGGTGGATGGATTTGGCGAGGTTGTCGGAGTGTCGGCATGGAGCAAGGTGGGAGGGCAGAACCTGAACTTCGCGATACCGGCCCGGTTCGTCACACGCCTCCATTCCGAGGCGGGCGGGGATGGAGCGGTTGGCGAGGTTGGCGGAGGGGGGATTCCGCACGGGGAAAGGGGGGCTGGGCCGTCCGGGTACGCGCAGTTTCTGGAGTGGTTGAGCGTGCGTGCGGGGCATGAGGTCACGGTATCGGTCGTGGCTGGTGACGAGGTTCAGCGGTTTCGTTGGGTGATGCCGGAAGCGGAAGCATCCGCGGAACCATCCGCTGCAAGAGCTGAATCGGCAGCGCGGGAGTCTGGCGCCGGCGCCGGCCCGGTGGGGTCCGAATAG